The nucleotide window AACTTTCTTGCCCCGTTTTGCCAATTCATAGGCAATAGTAGCCCCACCGGCGCCCGAACCAATTACGATAAAATCGGTTTCAATTTTTTTTACTTCAGCCGCCATATATGCGTTATTTATCGGATTTTAGTTATTTTATCATCGGACGATAACAAAATAGAGCGAACAGGCTTGCCAAAGCTTGTAAATGAAGCGTGTCTAAAGCAATATTTTTTACCCCATTCTTTTGTCGTTTCAAGAAAAGATTTATCGATATTGCCAACATGATGCTTTTTGTCTCCTTCCAGTGCAAGCATCGCGGTTTCGATCAGACAAGCAAATGTGCTTCCCTTGGGCGGCCCCATTAAAAATTTTAGATCGATATCGTTTATATCCACATAATCACCGTCAATTTTTACGATATCCGGTCGTTGCTCGGCAACAACCTGCCCAAGATTCACCGGCTGAGCAATATCATAAACCACAGCATTTCTTTTTAAATCCGCGCTTTTTAATAAGTATGAAGGATGCGATGTTGCAGTTATTACAAAATCGGCATCAATAATTGAGCCTACATTGGTCGAAGCCGCTAAAATATATTGGGATAGCCCTTCGCGCGCCATTCTTTTTTTGATTAACTCAATTTTCTCGGGAACGCTTTCAACAAGTATCAGGCGATAACCCTTTTGCGCCAAAAAAACACACAGCTCGCGCCCAATCAACCCGTAAGCGCCCACCACTGCAACCTTATCGCGCACAAAATCAAAATTAAATTTTTGCAAAATTATTTCTATTCCCTGGCGGGCAATCGCTACGGTAAAAGTATCTCCATGCGTTACGGCAAGTTTTACTCCCGGCTGTTTTATCACCCAATCACCGCCGTCAGTAACGGAAGTAATTAATGATCCAAGGCCGACAACATCAATTTTTAATTCATTTTGCGCATAAAGGATCGCGTCCAGAACTCTTCTTCTTACTTTTTCAATCGGCAAAGACATCATTTGCCGGCCATTCAACAATACGGCAATAATATACCCTTCGGTCTCTTTTCCGGCTCTTTTGAATTTAAATTTGGAACATACTGTAAACCCCGCTCTTCCATACAGCAATTTCATAATTGCGCTAACCAAAAAACTCGGAATGCAACGAGAAAACCAAAAACGCCTCGTCACATCAAAATTGTCTCTGGGATGTATTAGAAATGCAAATTTACTCATAAAAAATTTTTGCGATTCAAGCAACCGCTTATTTTACTAAAATATTTATCATTTGGCGGAACGCCGGAAAATATTCAATGATTGCCCAAATAAAGATTATAAAAAATCCGATGATTAAAATTGCGTCGATCAATTTGTCCATTTTTTTTACAATTTTATTATACTCTATTTCTTGGTTGGAAAACACCAAGAACAAGCTTGCCGTTATTTTTTGGCGCCAGCTTTTTCGACAAATCGTAAATATCGCCGGCGCCCATAACGAGAACAATCTCGCCGCCCTTAACCTCTTTTTTCAATTTTGCAAAAATTTCATTTTTCGCCGCATATTCAACCGATTCCTTGCGGATTTGTCCGACTAATTTTTGGCTGCTGACTTTTTTTGAAATCGCGGCTGATTCGCGGCCGGCAACTTGGTAAATATCGGTGATAAAAATTTTATCCGCCGGCGCGCCGCGCAAAACATCAACGAACCGGTCAAATAATAAATGCGTGCGCCACGCCTGATGGGGCTGGAAAACGCAGATAATTTTTCTCCCGGGCCATCCGGCCCGGGCGGCCTCCATTGTCAGTTTTATTTGCGTTGGATGATGGCCGTAATCCGAAACCACAGTGATCTTTTTGCCGCCGATAATCCCCCGCTGACATTCAAATCTCCGCCACGCCCCGCTGTATTCCGCCAAGGACTTAAATATTTTTTTGTCGCTGATCTTCAGCCACCGCCCCACGGCCAACGCCGCCAGCGCGTTAGCAACATTGTGTTCGCCGGGAACGCGCAAAATTCGGCGCAACGGTTTTGCCTCTGGCTGGGTAAGCGAATATTTCTTAATTACCGGCCCGGTTTTTTTTGCGTGCAAAACAAATTTTGCCACATTCGCGTCATCAATGCACGCCATAAGCGCGCCCTGCCGGGGCAAATGAGCCGCAAACTCCGC belongs to Patescibacteria group bacterium and includes:
- the murC gene encoding UDP-N-acetylmuramate--L-alanine ligase; translated protein: MHGNLKIHFVGIGGIGVSALARYYLYQGWSVSGSDIKASEITRELKSLGAKIHIGPRSLKKLLPDLLVYSPAVRKDDPEIDEAKALGIKAISYPEALGQLSRTHKTIAVAGAHGKSTTTAMIGLMMIKAKLDPTIIVGTKVREFGNSNFRAGKSEYLVIEACEYDKSFLNYWPEVIVMTNIEMDHMECYANEAELIQAFAEFAAHLPRQGALMACIDDANVAKFVLHAKKTGPVIKKYSLTQPEAKPLRRILRVPGEHNVANALAALAVGRWLKISDKKIFKSLAEYSGAWRRFECQRGIIGGKKITVVSDYGHHPTQIKLTMEAARAGWPGRKIICVFQPHQAWRTHLLFDRFVDVLRGAPADKIFITDIYQVAGRESAAISKKVSSQKLVGQIRKESVEYAAKNEIFAKLKKEVKGGEIVLVMGAGDIYDLSKKLAPKNNGKLVLGVFQPRNRV